In a genomic window of Piliocolobus tephrosceles isolate RC106 chromosome 1, ASM277652v3, whole genome shotgun sequence:
- the RBMXL1 gene encoding RNA binding motif protein, X-linked-like-1, with amino-acid sequence MVEADRPGKLFIGGLNTETNEKALETVFGKYGRIVEVLLIKDRETNKSRGFAFVTFESPADAKDAARDMNGKSLDGKAIKVEQATKPSFERGRHGPPPPPRSRGPPRGFRAGRGGSGGTRGPPSRGGHMDDGGYSMHFNMSSSRGPLPVKRGPPPRSGGPSPKRSAPSGLVRSSSGMGGRAPLSRGRDSYGGPPRREPLPSRRDVYLYPRDDGYSTKDSYSSRDYPSSRDTRDYAPPPRDYTYRDYGHSSSRDDYPSRGYGDRDGYGRDRDYADHPSGGSYRDSYESYGNSRSAPPTRGPPPSYGGSSRYDDYSSSRDGYGGSRDSYSSSRSDLYSSGCDRVGRQERGLPPSVERGYPSPRDSYSSSSRGAPRGGGPGGSRSDRGGGRSRY; translated from the coding sequence atggttgaagCAGATCGCCCGGGAAAGCTCTTCATTGGTGGGCTTAATACGGAAACAAATGAGAAAGCTCTTGAAACAGTATTTGGCAAATATGGACGAATAGTGGAAGTACTCTTGATAAAAGACCGTGAAACTAACAAATCAAGAGGATTTGCTTTTGTCACCTTTGAAAGCCCAGCAGATGCTAAGGATGCAGCCAGAGACATGAATGGAAAGTCATTAGATGGAAAAGCCATCAAGGTGGAACAAGCCACGAAACCATCATTTGAAAGAGGTAGACATGGACCGCCCCCACCTCCAAGAAGTAGAGGTCCTCCACGAGGTTTTAGAGCTGgaagaggaggaagtggaggaacCAGGGGACCTCCTTCACGAGGAGGACACATGGATGACGGTGGATATTCCATGCATTTTAACATGAGTTCTTCCAGGGGACCACTCCCAGTGAAAAGAGGACCACCACCAAGAAGTGGGGGTCCTTCTCCTAAGAGATCTGCACCTTCAGGACTAGTTCGCAGCAGCAGTGGCATGGGAGGAAGAGCTCCTCTATCACGTGGAAGAGACAGTTACGGAGGTCCACCTCGAAGGGAACCGCTCCCCTCTCGTAGAGATGTTTATTTGTACCCAAGAGATGATGGATATTCTACTAAAGACAGCTATTCAAGCAGAGATTACCCAAGTTCTCGTGATACAAGAGATTATGCACCACCACCACGAGATTATACTTACCGTGATTATGGTCATTCCAGTTCACGTGATGACTATCCATCAAGAGGCTATGGCGATAGAGATGGATATGGTCGTGATCGTGACTATGCCGATCATCCAAGTGGAGGTTCCTACAGAGATTCGTATGAGAGTTATGGTAACTCACGTAGTGCTCCACCTACACGAGGGCCCCCGCCATCTTATGGTGGAAGCAGTCGCTATGATGATTATAGCAGCTCACGTGATGGATATGGTGGAAGTAGGGACAGTTACTCAAGCAGCCGAAGTGATCTCTACTCAAGTGGTTGTGATCGGGTTGGCAGACAAGAAAGAGGGCTTCCCCCTTCTGTAGAAAGGGGGTACCCTTCTCCACGTGATTCCTACAGCAGTTCAAGCCGGGGAGCACCAAGAGGTGGTGGCCCTGGAGGAAGCCGATCTGATAGAGGGGGAGGCAGAAGCAGatactag